One genomic segment of Mytilus galloprovincialis chromosome 5, xbMytGall1.hap1.1, whole genome shotgun sequence includes these proteins:
- the LOC143077066 gene encoding uncharacterized protein LOC143077066, producing the protein MYLLKIEKWRIPEDAFKMAFDHRSIAYIYEQDLTTAFASGLRTDLAALSRITDLPTDWKEKDIKRAVSNSDAIGLIFLALLRKQLYSGAIQLVDTGFVSIRHILVGCKILQNASDDKKNEQTKRETSQRMKLYFTERATLITGFIYDASSSNVLVENELGESVNHAGRLLVNHGYLEDAIKTENKAFLDNKTVTDILNTMWYGENKSLFLQVFNKRTYF; encoded by the exons ATGTACCTTTTAAAGATCGAAAAATGGCGAATTCCAGAAGACGCTTTCAAGATGGCATTTGATCATCGCTCTATTGCTTACATTTATGAACAG GATTTGACAACTGCATTTGCCAGTGGATTACGGACTGATTTGGCAGCTTTGTCCAGAATAACTGATTTACCAACAGATTGGAAGGAAAAAg ATATCAAGCGGGCGGTCTCGAATTCCGATGCCATTGGACTCATATTTTTAGCATTATTACGGAAACAGTTATATTCTGGGGCAATCCAACTTGTAGACACAGGATTT GTTTCAATTCGTCATATTCTAGTTGGATGCAAAATTCTACAAAACGCTAGTGATGATAAGAAGAATGAGCAAACAAAGAGGGAGACGTCACAAAGAATGAAACT ATATTTCACAGAGCGAGCAACACTGATTACAGGATTTATTTACGATGCTTCTTCAAGCAACGTTTTAGTTGAAAATGAGCTCGGTGAATCAGTAAATCATGCTGGTCGTCTGTTGGTGAACCATGGGTACTTAGAAGATGCAATTAAGACAGAAAACAAGGCATTTCTTGACAATAAAACCGTCACAGATATTCTGAATACAATGTGGTACGGAGAGAACAAATCTTTATTTCTTCAGGTATTTAATAAGCGTACATATTTTTAA